Genomic window (Oryza sativa Japonica Group chromosome 3, ASM3414082v1):
TGGTGCTAACGCGGCGCgtaggtggcattagaattaaaatttatgtgtggggcctatttgtcattcacaaaaatatgtgtgggacccactaacatgtgggccccacatctcATGCTCTCtgatcttcctcctccctctcctcgtcgctcccttctctctctttcctctcactctctctctttcccgcGGTGGGAGGCGAGGGCTAGAGACGACGGTgagcggcggagacgacggAAGGCGCGACGGAGATGCGGAAATGGCAGCGGCTCGATTCCCCAGCTGTCGCCGCTCCCGCCCCAGATGAGCTCAATGTGTGGCACCCGCGGTGGTCGGGCCGAACGACACGGCTGTGTTCGCGGCgtcagatggatggatggggtcATGGCGgtagccggcgacgagcggcacAGCTTGGCGGCGGAGCTGTGCGACTAAACGTCATCGTCGACGACCGAATTGACGTAGAGGGTGGTCGCCATCGAGGATGCCATGGCGGGAACAAGGAGCTGACTCCTTGAGGAAAAGAGGAGTCGGCTGGCGTTGTTCCCACTTTGCCGTCACCGCCCTCCCAACCTCTTGTCGCCGTCACAACCTTCCCGGCTTCGTGTAGCCGCCTTCGTTGGAGAAGACGAAGAAGCATCGAGTCGGAGAAGCAAAACGGCGGCAACAGCAGTGGTAGAACGTCGTTTGGAAGAGCGGCAGCCACCGCCTTCGTCCTTCTGTGCcttccgctccctcgctgcctcTGATAGCCTAGCCGCCCCGACCACAAAAGAGATGGGGGAGGTCACTCCTCGTCACTGCCTTTCGGTGCTCCCACCCTGAGCCCGCCCTGGACACAGCGTGCGAGGGCCGCGCGGACCTCATCCGCCACTGCCGCCCTCCCCGAGTCCTGGCCTCTCTGCcgtggaagaggaagagggaaaagaaggagagggaggggagaaaTGGGAAGAAACGGAGGGGATGGATTGCAGCGGCAAGTCACAGCTCGAGCTCCGCAATGGTGATCGGCAGAGACCGGATTTGGGGGGTTTCGGCAGTGGTGGTGATTGGGCGCCAGCGAGGTGTGGATTGGGATTTCTGGGAGGAGAGAAGCTCGACTGTGGTGGTGGCTTGGTTGATCGGGGACTGAAAGAGGTCTAATCGAAGTCGCGAGCTCGCAAAGGGGACCCGACCCTCGCTCGCCCACCCTCCCGcccgccaccaccactgccTGCCGACGGCCCCTGTCCCACGCTCGCCGAtggggaagagaaagagaggggggaggaagaaggaagaagagagagcatGAGATGTGGGGCCACATGTCTatgggtcccacacatatttttttaatgacaaatgggcccccaaacatattttttaattctaatgccacctaaTCGACACGTCAGCGCCGAATGGGGACGAAGACCAGGTCAATATTGCCACGTAGacaccacgtcagcaaaaccgccctctaaaaccgccaagggagttaaattgcaccggttttaatagttggggggtcgagatatccgtaATTGTGGTTCAGGGATATGAATCAGATTCGATCACTAGTTAAGGGaatcaaagtgaacttattcccaagATGAAATCCCTAGCGAGGAACATCTCACTCTTTCTAGGAAAAGCAATTTCCCATTGATTTCATCAAACATCTCTCTATATTCCAAAGATGACCGATCATTCCTTTTCATCCTATTCccaataaaaacatatatattctcCCATGGTTTCTTCCTCCAACAACTCATAATCGTTGCTACTCATCAAATATCAAATTACATTATGAATCCACAAAACCAAATTGTTTGTTAATCCTTAATATGACCTTGTCTCTTCCCTGGCTGCCAAAAATAAGAGGATGTTTGGTTTGATGCCTAATATGGCCACGTCTCATGTTATATGTAAATGTATTTCCGTGTCTGCATGATTGAATTCCATGATCGTGCTTACTCATACTTTTTAGGCAATaatttgatttagattattgaaCAAATTATTGTTATAGATTATttacaaattaaatattttaagaaataaacagtGATCTTGATGATGTTgcagaaatttttttttaaaaaaagaaaatatttttctcaaGGCGTGGAGCTAACGTATTCATATGCCAATTAAATTTGCGTCAAGCTTTTTGTTATTACTCGTACTTTTGCTATTGTAGTTGGATTGACAAATTTTAACCATGAATCAAATTAAACAACCCAAAGAGAGATCTTGTCCTGTGTGCCGTGGGGACAACATAAAAGAGAGAAAGTAATAAGGTCAATAGTTTTCCAAAATTATTAATCTCCCTACAATAGAAACTCAAAGTCCCATCTTACATATTTTGGACCATCCAATTCAATCTGAGATTTGTACACCATGACATTTTCTTCACATTCCGGTGAGCTCTTTGATCTTAGGAGGCCCAGTCCAGTTAAGATATAGGGTTAAGGTTGAGGCGGGGtagaagaaagaggagagagtTCCTCAAGTTTTAGAAGGATGGTTGTAAAATACAAGAACTTGATAGTAATTTATGGGCGGTGGAACGACCAATGTTGATAGCTCAGAGCACAACGAGCTAGGAGGCAGTGGTGTCTTTGATGGTGAGGAGTCGTCAAAGACAACGGGATGGGGACACCTCACCATCATCAGCTTGAGAAATAGGATAGGGAGGGAGGGTGAGGTCTGATGAACCCCGCTGGTACTGTTGGCGTATTCTATAATTGGTGAGGCATATAACAATATTTGTATGTTAGTTGTTGGGGAGGAGGGGTATCGGgcggagaggtggcggcgttcGGAGTGAGGAGCGAGAAAATGAGTGGTTAGGGTTGGGCACTTCACGAATCTCAAAGTGATCCAACGGTCAAGAACCCCGCAAAatatttaggttttttttttcaaacaggTACTCAAAGTTATTTTAGGGAGGAAGTGTAAGGACAAATATAAACTGGCCATTGacagaaaaataattaaaaaagaagaagaagaaagaggaagaaaagggggaggggggaagagagagaagcaGGGGGCGGGGCGGACATGGAtccccggcggcgggcggatTTGTCCGTGGGGTGGGCGGATCTCCCGCCGGAGCTCCTGGAAGGAATCATGAAGCTGATGAGCCCCCTGGAGCGTGTCACCGTCCGCCTCGTCTGCTCCTCCTGGCGCACCTGCGCCCGTGCCTCCTTCCCCTCCGACCTCGCCTTCGAGgccccgcgcctcctcctccgccgccctggGCCCCCCCGGGGACCTCTCGCCTTCTtcagcctccgccgcgccgagaTCCTCCCCTTCGCCCTCCCCGCCCGCCTCAGCGCCGCCCGCTGCTGCGGCCACATGGGCGGTTGGCTCGCCATGGCCTTGGACGACGACCGCGAGATCGCCCTGTGCAGCGTCACGTCCGGCGAATCCGTGGGCATCCCTCGGCCCCCCGTGTTCCCGGTGGCGAAGGTGGtgctgtcggcgccgcccaccACGCGGGGATGGGTGGTGGCGGTGCTGGGGCGGTCGGGCACGATCGCGCTGCTGCAGCCGGAcgcggagggggagggcggtCGTTGGATGGCGATGGAGGACGGGGCGAAGCACGGAGGGTTCGAGGACATGGCGATCTGGCGCGGGCGGCTGTGCGCGCTGGGCGGggacggcgcggtggtggcgtaCCGGGTGAGCCTGGgggcgcgggtggcggcggcgcgggtgctGCGGGCGGCGCAGCATCCGGTGGGGtacgcggcgggggcgggggggcAGCAGCGGGTGCGGGGGCGGGTGTGTATGTACCTGGTGGTGGACATGTCGGGGTCGCTGGTGGTGGTGCAGAGGGAGTACAGCGTGCGGCGGGacgcggtggaggtggaggtggaggtgtcCCGGTTCGCGGCGGAGGAGCGCAAGtgggaggcggtggaggagctggcggcgggggaggcgctGTTCGTGGGGTCGGTGGtgtcggtggcggcgcgggccACGGAGGGGTCCGGGATCAGGGGGAACTGCGTGTACATGGCGCGGAGGGAGGTGGAGTTGATCGCGCCGCACGCCATCGGCGTCTACTCCCTGGCCGACGGGGAGGCGGATGGGTTGGCCATCTCCGGCGGCCACTCGCTCGCCGCGGAGCCTGTCTGGATCGCCCCCTCGCTCGCCTGATCCAGATTACTCCAGCTGCAACAGCAATTTATCAATCATGAATCAGGAATCGATGAGATCGTGTTCGATCGTGTGTTCGTGCCGCCTCGCTTGCAAACCCAACAATAATTACTACTCCACTAGCTAGTAGTACTACTTGAGTTCACAACCGTGCTAGGCTTTGCTGTGAACAAGTGTGTTGATCTGATGGATGCAGCAATTTGCTGCTGTTGTCGTCAGTCTAAATTTGTACTAGTAGCTGTTTGCAATGCAATAGAGAGTGTATCGATGGGACTATCTAATTTTGCTTatagctgctgctgatgcttcaTATTTCTTATTGTTGTTGGTTCGATTTATgttgtcttcttcctcttctgttCTCCGATTGCTTCTGctctcatcttcttccttgCATTCCATGGCAAAGGAAACGAGGCACAGCTCAGCTACTGCCACCGTGGAAAAAGGAGCGAGAAAAAGTGAGAGCGCGATATGTTGATGTTTGGGGCCTAATGGGCTTTGTGTTTGATATGGGGCcgatgaagttttttttttctgggccgTAACGGTGGCCCATGGACATTCCTCTAGCAGCCTAGCCGCAGCGGGCGAGGGTTGGTTGGTGGAGGTGGATGGGAAACCCAAGAAAatacgaggacgacggcggcggcgacgattcCAACGAGAGGAGAAGCGCAAGGAggataggcggcggcggcgactgggcgAAAGTGATCAGAGCTCGCGAGGATGAAGGCGACGGTGAAGGGCAGGTACGAGGGCGACAaggccacggccgccgccaccctcgccttcaccccctccgccgccgacctccgctTCAAGGCCTCCGCCACCGATGCCGCCTTCGCCCGCGGGCCCTCCCTCGAGGGCCTCATCCTCACCCTCGAGAAGCCCGGCTCCTTCCTCCTCGACCTCAAGCCCCACTCCAAGGTACGGttctactactatttcttcttcttcttcctctcgccgcgcgctatcaatcaatcaatcgatccccatttcctcctcctcctcttcctgcaGGATGTGCGCTTCCAATTCATGAACTCCGCGCTGCTGCTCGACCGCCGCGTCAGCCTCACCTACACGCACTCCACCACCCTCTCCCCGGGCCCCGCCAAGCTGCCCGCCCGCACCGCCCTCGACGGCTCCCTCACCTTCGATCCGGCCAACAAGCTCAGCCTCTCCCACACGCTCGGCTCCTCCGGATGCCGCGTCAAGTACTCCTACGCGCACGGCCAAGACCGCCTCACCACCATCGAGCCCTGCTTCGACACCGCTAACAACGCCTGGGACTTCGCCGTCACCCGCAAGTTTCAAGGAGGGGATGCCATCAAGGCCACCTACCAAGCCTCCACCAAGCTCCTCGCCCTCGACTGGACCAGGGACTCCAAGATCGGTGCCTCCTTCAAGGTCACCTCCCTTTTATCCTTACTTCCCTTGCCTATCCATGCCATCTTCAATTATCTCTGTTTCGATTGCCAATGTTCAATTTCAATACCTTAGTTTTGAATCAGAATTACAAAAATTGAAAGGATCGCTGCTAGGTATGGAACTGAACATCTTGTTGTCAGTCTAGGACTAATCCAAATCTGCGCTAAGTACAGGCTTATTCCCATTTTACTACTGTAACCATTTTGCTCCCCACTCGATGATGTGCAACTGCACAAGTACGAACATCATCAACTAGTGAAGTGGCTGTGCGTATCTATCCATGGACCATGGGTGGTGCGAAATTGTTGGGGACTGGGGACTTGGGGAATGCAGAAAGATAGTTTGAATACATCCTCCTCTATCATTGCTAGAAATGTATGCATCTCATGCTCACTTCCCTTTGGAAGCCAAAtctagttttcttttttggggCTATTGCATTCTTACCCTCATTTTGAAGTCCAATTGTGATTTTGCCCTCACTTTTAGGGTTTGCGTTTTTGCCCCTGTTTTATTGAAACGAAGCAAAGCTTTACCCCTAGTTTGGATGATCAATTTAACGGTGTTAAGTTGAGTGTAAAACTACATTTTTGCCCTTGCTTCCTATTGTATATTTCCCTCTACCTTTGGACAACACTTGTGAAGTTACCCCTAGTTTGTGTATGAAACTTGTAACTGTTTTGAACTGACATTTCATGAAATGATTCAAATCTGAACTGATTTTTACAAACTTTTACCgaaatcaaacaaaattttgCACACCAGTTTCATCACTAACAGGATCACAACATTTATATTACAAACAAATCTGGGAGCAGCACGCCTCAACCATTATCACGCTGTTTAATTCATAGCAAAACTGTGCAAACATCAAGCATGCATGAACTCATGAAGGAACAATCGACAATGGGAGTTGCACGCGAAGTGTTAAACTGCAGATAGAGTAATGATACAGCATCCAGTGTGTCAACATAGCGGCCATCTAAACTCAATATCGTTGCTATCTATAGCACTGAATACAGAATTACTGAATTACCTATAGCACTGAATATCAGTGTGCCAACATGGCTGATAGCATATCAGAATTACCTATAGCACTGAAAACAGCCCGTCAGCCCGTGCTTGCAACTTCAACTTCTTTGTGTGTGAAATCACTCCATCATGGCCATCTAAACTCAATATCATTGCTACCTGGAAAACTAGACAACCACCATCGCCTGTTGCTTGCCAGCACGCTGAGGAGCCGCCGCCTGGTGCTCGCGTTGAGGggtagtcgccgccgccgtcgcctgctgCTCGCGTCGTTGTGTGAGgagccgccgtctccgcctgcTGCTCGCCTCACCACGCCaagagccaccgccaccgcctggtGCTTGCATCACTGCGTCGAGGAGCCATCCTCTCCGCCTACTGCTCGCCTCGCCACGCCGaggagccaccgccgcctgctgctgctcgcgTCACCGCATCGAGGAGCCTTCGTCTCCGTCGCGCGCCAAGCCGGCTCGCCGGAGCTGCCATCGGTGCCACCGCCACGTGATCTATCTACGATTTGGGGATGGGAGCAGTGGGGGTGAGGAGAACATGTAATGTTATGATACTATTACTAGGGGCAGATTGGTAATCtaatattttcttaattaatttttctttttcatttctattttttaatccaatattgtgggacccacctaaCTGCCATCCATAGTTGGGTCAAACGGTGATTTCGTTTTGAAGAAACAGGGGTAAATatgcaaaccctaaaaagtgagggtaaaatcacaattaggGTTGAAAGTTGGGGCATGATCAcgattatttctttttaaaacctttCTGTACTCATCCAAACAAATCGTGATTCTTTTCGTGTGAGGAACTTGAGAGGAAAATGTTAGtgtataaaaatataacttTTAGTGAAGAAATTCATTGGAAAGATGTTTCAGTATGTTTGtatatgttttcttttctttccatcGTGACTCTTTTCTTATATTTCAGTATGCTACTTCACTATATGTTTCACACAGTACTTTCTATGGTTTTGCAATGGCTGTCTGATTTATCTTGGTGGTTCTGAAGGATTTGCTATGATCAGTTTATGAAAACCTTCTTTTGTTGCATAGAGAACAAGTGCCTGTCTGTTTATTAAGCTGCCAATGTTGTTCTTTAGAGTTCCTTGTGAGCAATAGTTCTCAAATATCATAGGGTCACTTTAGGATGGATAATTCTAGTAGGATCTAGATTGGAAGGATGGGGATAGAGCCTGAAGAAACATGAGGAAGCAAAATGGGTGAGTTGACTTGAAAGAACATTGAGTTGTTGATCTCACAGGGATGTATGTGGAAGATTTTTGGCCATAAAACTGTGGTAGCTCTCTATACTATGTGCTTATTTATGCATCAAGTGAATAGAGATCTAAATATCTAGACCGTCTGTTTTCACTTTATACAACGTATATTATTCTAACATCTCCTAGGTCCTCCAATATAAATGTGTTGTCAAGATGGCCTTTTGGCTTTTCATAGGCGAATATAACTTTAAAATGGTTAGCTTTATAGTCTTGTCAGTTCCATTGCAGAAAAGTGACTTAGATATTACATACCATTTTTTATTGAAAGGTCATTTTGTATTCACATTTGTCAGTTCTGGTCCAAGTTTTAGACCCTCATATTAAACCCTGGGAAAGAGCTGAAGTAGATTGGTTCGTAAGGGCATCTACAATTCTCCAGCTCAGCTGACTCATGGCCTCAGCCACATTGGACTCCAGCTGAGGTGGAAGAGAGTTAATGCACCCAACAAAGCTTTATTCTTTGAGCCGTTGTTACATGCAGAGTCGACTCTTCACGCGAATTAGAGGGAGATTGAACTGTATTGTATAGCCAATAAACGGTGATTAGGGATGGATCCCACTAAATATACTACTAAATATTGGAGAGTTTAACAGATAAATGCATTGTATGTGTTAGCTCATGCATCAACAACCCTTAATGATATGGatgggttttgggccggcttaaGAGTCAGCCTTCATGACATGCCTTAACTGATACTGGTACAGAAGGGTGCTGACTTTATTCTAACTTATCTAAAGAAGACTATCTTCCTATATCTCAGTCTCACACAGAGAGACCATGATATGTGCCACAATGCAATATCGTAATTCTGTGACCATATTGTGCTATTGATGGCAAAGAACAAATATTTGGCTAGTTATATTGATTTGTTGCCTGCTTGTTTGAGTTCATTTAACAAAGAATGTCAATAGTACTTTTTGTTCAAAAAGGTACCCATGCAACCCTGCTTAAATCCGCAACAAGGCACTGGTGTGCTGTCTGACTAGCTCCTTCCGAACATTGAAAGCAACTTGCTATGCTATTTTCACTATAGATGTTTGTAGAGGTTGTACTCTTATAGCTACCGACCATGTTTTTCATCTTGACCATGTTATGCTTCTCTCTTCAGGTCGCAGCGTCATTTGATCTGTCTGACCAAAGCAAAGCGCCAAAGCTAATAGCGGAGAGCACGTGGAATTACGAGATCTGATTGCCTCTTCTAGGAGGCAGGCAACTCCTGCTTAAGAAGCACCCTTGTCATACTGGTTGTCTTGTACTTGGGAACTATTCTTTCTGGGTGCAACAATTTCAATACCTACTGCCCTTTGTTCATTTTTGGCTGCCCTATGATTGGAGTTGTCATGGCGATGCTACGGCATTGACAATGAACACCGATTATCTTTTACTATATTCTCTAATGCACATGATATGATTGAACAAAATGCCTTTGGTGGCGAGAATTCGAGCATTGGTGTTTGCTCCTTGTTCAGATATACGGTTGATGTTCTTTCCTTCCTTCTGGGAGCTTGTAAAACGTTGAATTAGCTTGCCACATTTTTGTTACATTTGTTT
Coding sequences:
- the LOC4334832 gene encoding uncharacterized protein, producing the protein MDPRRRADLSVGWADLPPELLEGIMKLMSPLERVTVRLVCSSWRTCARASFPSDLAFEAPRLLLRRPGPPRGPLAFFSLRRAEILPFALPARLSAARCCGHMGGWLAMALDDDREIALCSVTSGESVGIPRPPVFPVAKVVLSAPPTTRGWVVAVLGRSGTIALLQPDAEGEGGRWMAMEDGAKHGGFEDMAIWRGRLCALGGDGAVVAYRVSLGARVAAARVLRAAQHPVGYAAGAGGQQRVRGRVCMYLVVDMSGSLVVVQREYSVRRDAVEVEVEVSRFAAEERKWEAVEELAAGEALFVGSVVSVAARATEGSGIRGNCVYMARREVELIAPHAIGVYSLADGEADGLAISGGHSLAAEPVWIAPSLA
- the LOC4334833 gene encoding outer envelope pore protein 24, chloroplastic, with translation MKATVKGRYEGDKATAAATLAFTPSAADLRFKASATDAAFARGPSLEGLILTLEKPGSFLLDLKPHSKDVRFQFMNSALLLDRRVSLTYTHSTTLSPGPAKLPARTALDGSLTFDPANKLSLSHTLGSSGCRVKYSYAHGQDRLTTIEPCFDTANNAWDFAVTRKFQGGDAIKATYQASTKLLALDWTRDSKIGASFKVAASFDLSDQSKAPKLIAESTWNYEI